The following are encoded together in the Thermococcus sp. EP1 genome:
- the thiM gene encoding hydroxyethylthiazole kinase, translating into MKWIIEALGKVRENRPLVHNITNYVVMNTTANALLAIGASPVMAHAIEELEEMVALANALVINIGTLDEHKIYSMMKAVKTAKDLKKPVILDPVGAGATKLRTKTSLRILEAGEISVIRGNFGEIAALLGEHGKTRGVDSAVYDEQVAKKLAKDASKEFNTVVAVTGPVDYVSDGEKVYAIENGTPLLGRVTGTGCMATAIIGAFLAVEDPLKATIAGLVSFEIAAEKAFEESPYPGTFHTKLYDWLYRIDEEIIMKRAKVKEVEL; encoded by the coding sequence ATGAAATGGATTATCGAAGCGTTGGGAAAAGTTAGGGAAAATAGGCCCTTGGTGCATAATATAACCAACTACGTGGTTATGAATACCACGGCAAATGCTCTCCTTGCTATAGGAGCTTCTCCAGTTATGGCCCATGCAATAGAAGAACTTGAAGAGATGGTTGCCTTGGCTAATGCACTAGTGATAAACATCGGGACCTTAGACGAGCACAAAATATACTCCATGATGAAAGCCGTTAAGACTGCAAAAGATCTCAAAAAGCCTGTTATTCTAGATCCAGTAGGTGCCGGGGCCACAAAACTTAGGACAAAGACATCTCTAAGAATTCTGGAGGCAGGAGAGATAAGCGTTATCCGAGGAAACTTTGGAGAAATTGCAGCCCTCCTCGGTGAACATGGAAAAACAAGGGGAGTAGATTCCGCAGTATATGATGAACAAGTTGCCAAAAAGCTCGCAAAGGACGCCTCAAAAGAATTCAACACAGTAGTTGCTGTTACAGGGCCTGTAGATTATGTAAGTGATGGAGAGAAGGTTTACGCTATAGAAAATGGAACTCCTTTGCTTGGGAGGGTAACTGGAACCGGTTGTATGGCAACAGCAATAATCGGTGCATTTTTAGCCGTTGAAGATCCTCTAAAGGCCACCATTGCAGGATTAGTTTCTTTTGAAATTGCTGCTGAAAAAGCCTTTGAGGAGTCTCCATACCCAGGAACATTCCACACAAAGTTATACGATTGGCTTTACAGGATTGATGAAGAGATTATAATGAAAAGAGCGAAGGTGAAAGAAGTTGAACTTTAG
- a CDS encoding bifunctional hydroxymethylpyrimidine kinase/phosphomethylpyrimidine kinase, with translation MIRKALTIAGSDSGGGAGIEADLKTFSAFGVHGLVAITSVTAQNTQEVRAIYDISPEVVVKQIEAVVEDIGVDAAKTGMLSNSEIIKAVAKTVKKYNFPLVVDPVMIAKSGAPLLREDAMEALIKEIIPLASLVTPNRPEAEKLSGFQIKNSDDAKKAAKIIVEELGARAAIVKGGHLGLSEAVDILYVNGEFREYRAPFVEGCTHGTGCSFSAAIAANLAKGKSLKEAVETAKKFITMGIYYGARIGHGHCPVNQNAWIEIPAEKWRVYDTLNRALKELVSIEGLHKYVPEVGMNFVYALPKLYARDREDVAGVKGRIVKFGNTIKPVGWIEFGASDHLARAILAFMDVFPEVRSVLNIKYNEDLIAKAQKLGFKVSFYDRREEPEEIKAKEGGTIPWGVRTAIERLRDKPDLIYHLGDWGKEAMILIFGETPEVVLTKLRRLIE, from the coding sequence GTGATTAGAAAGGCCCTAACTATAGCAGGAAGTGATAGTGGAGGGGGGGCAGGAATAGAGGCAGATTTAAAAACTTTCTCTGCCTTTGGAGTTCATGGACTTGTAGCAATAACTTCTGTAACCGCTCAAAACACACAAGAAGTTAGAGCAATTTATGACATCTCACCAGAAGTTGTGGTAAAACAAATTGAAGCTGTTGTAGAGGATATAGGTGTTGATGCTGCAAAAACAGGAATGCTAAGCAATTCAGAGATCATAAAAGCCGTGGCAAAAACCGTGAAGAAGTACAACTTTCCTCTAGTGGTCGACCCTGTGATGATAGCAAAAAGTGGAGCTCCTCTTCTAAGAGAAGATGCCATGGAAGCATTGATTAAAGAAATAATCCCATTGGCTTCGCTTGTCACGCCCAATAGGCCAGAAGCAGAAAAATTGAGTGGGTTCCAAATAAAAAATAGTGATGATGCCAAAAAAGCCGCAAAGATAATCGTAGAAGAACTTGGAGCTAGAGCAGCGATTGTAAAAGGTGGTCATTTAGGGTTAAGTGAAGCAGTGGATATTTTATATGTCAACGGAGAGTTTAGAGAATACCGTGCGCCTTTTGTTGAAGGCTGCACTCATGGTACAGGATGCTCATTTTCTGCAGCAATTGCTGCAAATCTTGCGAAAGGAAAGTCCCTAAAAGAGGCTGTAGAAACGGCAAAGAAGTTTATAACAATGGGCATTTATTATGGTGCAAGAATTGGCCATGGCCACTGCCCCGTGAACCAAAATGCATGGATTGAAATCCCAGCTGAGAAATGGAGAGTGTATGATACATTGAATAGAGCTCTCAAAGAGCTTGTATCAATAGAAGGCCTTCACAAATATGTCCCCGAAGTAGGAATGAACTTTGTTTACGCGCTTCCAAAGCTTTATGCAAGGGACCGAGAAGACGTTGCTGGAGTTAAAGGGAGAATCGTAAAGTTTGGAAACACTATAAAGCCCGTAGGTTGGATAGAATTTGGTGCTTCTGATCACCTTGCCAGAGCAATATTGGCCTTTATGGATGTTTTCCCCGAAGTTAGGAGTGTTCTCAACATAAAGTACAACGAAGATCTAATTGCCAAGGCACAAAAACTCGGCTTTAAAGTATCCTTCTACGATAGAAGAGAGGAACCCGAGGAAATAAAAGCAAAAGAAGGTGGGACTATTCCATGGGGTGTAAGAACAGCAATCGAGAGACTAAGAGACAAGCCTGATTTGATATACCACCTTGGAGACTGGGGTAAAGAAGCAATGATCCTAATATTTGGAGAAACTCCTGAAGTGGTATTGACAAAACTCAGAAGACTTATAGAATAA
- the thiE gene encoding thiamine phosphate synthase: MNFREKLKLYVITDRRLKDEIESTRQALEGGATSIQLRIKSAPTKEMIKIGKEIRKLTSEYDALYFVDDRLDVALATNADGVQLGPEDMPIPTAKEIAPNLIIGASVYSLEEALNAEKEGADYLGAGAVFPTPTKLDVRVIGIDGLKKIRESIKIPVVAIGGINHENVKEVLKTGVDGVAIISAIIGAENVRKATEDMRKIIEEVIK, encoded by the coding sequence TTGAACTTTAGAGAAAAGCTCAAACTGTACGTAATAACTGATAGAAGACTGAAAGATGAGATAGAAAGTACCAGGCAAGCTCTGGAAGGAGGAGCAACTTCAATTCAACTTCGCATAAAGAGCGCACCCACAAAAGAGATGATCAAAATTGGAAAAGAAATAAGAAAACTAACAAGTGAATATGATGCCCTTTATTTTGTGGACGACCGTTTAGATGTTGCCTTAGCAACAAACGCTGATGGAGTTCAACTTGGTCCTGAAGATATGCCAATTCCCACTGCTAAAGAAATTGCCCCAAATTTAATCATTGGAGCCTCTGTATACAGTCTGGAGGAAGCTTTAAACGCTGAAAAAGAAGGGGCAGATTATCTAGGAGCCGGAGCTGTTTTTCCCACCCCTACAAAACTCGATGTTAGAGTTATCGGAATTGATGGACTTAAGAAAATACGTGAATCAATAAAAATTCCAGTTGTTGCAATAGGCGGAATAAATCACGAGAATGTCAAAGAAGTGCTAAAAACCGGCGTTGATGGAGTTGCAATAATTTCAGCAATAATTGGAGCAGAAAATGTAAGAAAAGCCACAGAAGACATGAGAAAAATCATAGAGGAGGTGATTAAATGA
- a CDS encoding DUF131 domain-containing protein yields the protein MRGGLLVLVGMGLIFIGFMLIFIGTLISASSGEAEVEGGGVIMIGPIPIVFGTSRGATFAMILAILLMVLWIIGTLISRRV from the coding sequence ATGAGAGGTGGATTGTTAGTACTAGTGGGAATGGGGTTGATATTTATAGGGTTCATGTTGATTTTTATAGGCACTCTAATAAGTGCCTCAAGTGGAGAGGCTGAAGTAGAAGGAGGAGGGGTTATAATGATAGGCCCCATCCCTATAGTATTTGGAACCAGTAGAGGGGCCACTTTTGCGATGATACTGGCTATTCTATTAATGGTTCTCTGGATAATTGGGACTTTGATAAGCAGGAGGGTGTGA
- the thiW gene encoding energy coupling factor transporter S component ThiW — MKPETKTQKLAYVGIFTALGVVLGTISFPVGPTKVAPFQHFINVITGIMLGPWWASLTALFIGLLRMSFGVGTIFSIPGGIPGAFTVGVVYKVMRKDWAAFSEPLATIFIGGTLSALLFGPLINVHKGVTWFWIAFAPSTLVGTTLGFLTLKALRRMEVIE, encoded by the coding sequence ATGAAACCTGAAACCAAAACACAAAAACTTGCTTATGTTGGAATTTTCACGGCTTTAGGAGTTGTTCTGGGAACAATTTCCTTCCCAGTTGGGCCAACAAAAGTCGCTCCCTTTCAACATTTTATAAACGTAATAACCGGTATCATGCTTGGACCATGGTGGGCTTCCCTAACAGCCCTCTTTATAGGACTCCTTAGAATGTCTTTTGGGGTTGGCACAATATTTTCAATACCTGGTGGAATCCCAGGAGCTTTTACAGTAGGAGTAGTTTATAAAGTCATGAGAAAAGACTGGGCTGCCTTTAGCGAACCTCTGGCTACGATTTTCATAGGAGGAACGCTAAGTGCCCTATTATTTGGCCCCCTCATAAATGTCCACAAAGGAGTTACATGGTTCTGGATAGCTTTCGCTCCAAGCACCTTAGTTGGAACAACTTTGGGATTCTTAACTCTTAAAGCCCTGAGAAGGATGGAGGTGATAGAGTGA
- a CDS encoding diacylglycerol/polyprenol kinase family protein encodes MSIKSELKRKVLHLTGLSVPLLYLLFGQKVTIGFVATALIVFVILEPFRIIEELRDKVKRKLGLYVREEVIALVEKELEAISREHEKYSIGAHIYFTIGALIIVCLFPRDIAIGAITVATLGDAIAAIIGKPFGRHRFKNGKSVEGSLAYFVTAFLTLFVLINLPHALIGALAGMLAEFYELPPDDNFSNQIAVAIAIYAFRRIFF; translated from the coding sequence GTGAGCATAAAAAGCGAGCTTAAAAGAAAAGTACTTCATCTAACTGGGTTGAGTGTTCCACTACTTTACCTTCTCTTTGGCCAAAAAGTAACAATAGGATTCGTTGCCACAGCTTTAATCGTTTTCGTAATATTGGAGCCTTTTAGAATAATTGAAGAATTAAGAGACAAAGTCAAACGAAAACTTGGCCTTTATGTAAGAGAAGAAGTAATTGCCCTAGTTGAAAAGGAGCTCGAAGCAATATCCAGGGAACACGAAAAATACTCCATTGGAGCACATATATACTTTACAATTGGAGCACTAATAATAGTCTGCCTTTTTCCGAGAGATATTGCCATTGGGGCCATAACTGTTGCAACGTTGGGAGATGCCATAGCTGCAATAATAGGAAAGCCCTTTGGAAGACATAGGTTTAAAAATGGCAAAAGTGTTGAAGGAAGTTTGGCATATTTTGTGACAGCGTTTCTAACACTTTTCGTGTTGATAAATTTACCACATGCCCTCATCGGGGCCTTAGCCGGAATGTTGGCAGAATTCTATGAGTTGCCCCCCGATGATAATTTCTCTAATCAAATAGCAGTAGCCATTGCAATATACGCATTCAGAAGGATATTCTTTTAA
- a CDS encoding cation:proton antiporter — MEYILDLSILLVLAKTLEWLFEKREIHPIIAHILTGMVLGPFFLNVVIPSEPLKVLSEFGLLMMMLYMGLTSNFSSIASNKSKAILVAGLGVVFSFIFGFLTVYFFGKGLAAAIFVGVTLGNTAIEVTSGVILKSRVRKEISSILMGAAFADDIMAVYLIGIITAMTKGELALFPLGILTIKIAIFIIVVLLISEYVFKRSVRFYSILRNLNIFFTFTIILTFLLAIVAERVGLHQIIGAYLAGLTISRLRERKDPLVLSKIKLNELIGDLQVVLTEFFIPLFFIYVGLMFNPPLNEFNIALVFILYLAAVAGKFLGCGLGMKFFKFDWKSAALVGIGMGGRGSLELAILKFGIEEGLIDQGIFAAVVIVSMLTAVTTPQFFKLYLNHIREE; from the coding sequence GTGGAGTATATTCTCGATCTTTCTATACTCCTTGTGCTTGCAAAGACATTAGAGTGGCTTTTTGAGAAAAGGGAAATCCACCCAATAATTGCTCATATACTCACTGGAATGGTGCTTGGCCCATTTTTCCTTAATGTAGTCATACCCTCTGAACCATTGAAGGTTCTCTCTGAATTTGGTCTCTTAATGATGATGCTTTACATGGGACTTACAAGCAACTTCTCTTCTATAGCATCCAACAAGAGCAAGGCAATTTTAGTTGCAGGTTTGGGTGTAGTGTTTTCTTTTATATTCGGGTTTTTGACAGTTTATTTCTTTGGTAAAGGCTTAGCAGCAGCGATATTTGTAGGAGTAACTCTTGGAAACACTGCAATAGAAGTAACAAGTGGAGTAATTTTAAAGTCTCGGGTTAGAAAGGAGATTTCATCTATATTGATGGGAGCTGCATTTGCGGATGATATCATGGCTGTTTATTTGATAGGCATAATCACTGCAATGACAAAAGGGGAATTAGCACTTTTTCCTCTTGGGATACTGACGATCAAAATTGCAATTTTTATAATTGTAGTGCTTCTAATTTCTGAGTATGTCTTCAAACGCTCTGTAAGATTCTACAGTATTCTGAGGAACCTTAACATATTCTTCACTTTTACGATAATTCTAACTTTCCTTTTAGCAATAGTTGCGGAGAGAGTTGGCCTACACCAGATAATTGGAGCATATCTTGCCGGATTAACAATTAGTAGACTTAGAGAGAGAAAAGATCCTCTTGTACTAAGTAAAATAAAACTTAATGAACTTATTGGAGATCTTCAAGTAGTTCTCACAGAATTCTTCATTCCGTTGTTCTTTATATATGTGGGATTAATGTTTAATCCCCCTCTAAATGAGTTTAATATAGCATTGGTATTCATTCTTTATTTAGCAGCTGTTGCAGGAAAGTTTTTGGGATGTGGTCTTGGAATGAAATTCTTTAAGTTTGATTGGAAATCAGCAGCACTAGTCGGTATTGGAATGGGAGGACGAGGTAGCCTAGAGCTTGCCATCTTAAAGTTTGGGATTGAGGAAGGTTTGATAGATCAGGGGATTTTTGCAGCTGTAGTTATAGTTTCAATGCTCACCGCTGTAACTACACCGCAGTTTTTTAAGCTTTACCTAAACCACATTCGGGAGGAATAA
- the mfnA gene encoding tyrosine decarboxylase MfnA — protein MIPKEGMSEDEIFAELEKRLRSDLTFNSGKILGSMCTYPHPLAQKVIQRYIDRNLGDPGLHTGSKEIEEEAVQMIGELLHLKRAWGNIVSGGTEANILAVRAFRNLSGVEEPELILPRSAHFSFLKAKDLLKVKLVWAELNNDYSVNVKDVEAKITDNTIGIVGIAGTTGLGVVDDIPSLSDIAVDYGIPLHVDAAFGGFVIPFAKALGYDLPDFDFKLKGVQSVTIDPHKMGMAPIPAGGIIFREKKYMDAINVLAPYLAGGEIFQATITGTRPGANAIAVWALLKHLGFEGYKKVIGEAMENAKWFAEQIKGLNGVYLIREPMLNIVSFGSKELKKIEKELKKRGWGISAHRGYIRIVMMPHVKREHLESFLKDLKEILSFI, from the coding sequence ATGATACCAAAAGAGGGTATGAGTGAAGATGAAATTTTTGCTGAACTTGAAAAAAGGCTTAGGTCAGACTTAACTTTTAATTCCGGTAAAATTCTTGGATCTATGTGCACTTACCCTCATCCTTTAGCTCAAAAAGTGATTCAAAGATACATAGATAGGAACTTAGGGGATCCGGGGTTGCATACAGGGAGTAAAGAAATCGAAGAGGAAGCCGTTCAAATGATTGGAGAACTTTTACATCTGAAAAGGGCTTGGGGAAATATAGTTAGCGGTGGTACGGAAGCAAATATTTTAGCTGTAAGGGCTTTTCGGAATCTCTCTGGTGTTGAGGAACCAGAACTTATCTTACCTCGGAGTGCACATTTCTCTTTTCTAAAGGCAAAAGATTTGTTAAAGGTAAAACTCGTCTGGGCGGAACTTAATAATGACTACTCTGTCAATGTGAAAGATGTGGAGGCTAAAATAACAGATAATACAATAGGAATAGTAGGGATAGCAGGGACAACTGGATTAGGGGTTGTTGATGACATTCCTTCACTTTCTGATATAGCAGTGGATTATGGAATTCCTCTTCATGTTGATGCTGCTTTTGGGGGATTTGTAATTCCATTTGCAAAGGCCTTAGGGTATGATCTACCGGATTTTGATTTTAAGCTTAAGGGGGTTCAAAGTGTCACGATAGATCCACATAAAATGGGAATGGCCCCAATCCCTGCAGGAGGGATAATATTTAGAGAGAAGAAATACATGGACGCGATTAACGTCTTAGCCCCTTACTTGGCAGGGGGTGAAATATTCCAAGCCACAATAACAGGTACAAGGCCTGGGGCAAATGCGATAGCAGTTTGGGCTCTTCTTAAGCATCTTGGATTTGAAGGGTATAAAAAAGTCATTGGAGAGGCTATGGAGAATGCTAAATGGTTTGCAGAGCAAATAAAAGGTTTAAATGGTGTTTATTTAATAAGAGAACCTATGCTTAACATAGTGTCATTTGGGTCAAAGGAGCTTAAAAAAATTGAGAAAGAGCTTAAAAAGCGAGGTTGGGGAATAAGTGCCCATAGGGGGTATATAAGAATAGTTATGATGCCACATGTAAAGAGAGAACACTTAGAGAGCTTTTTGAAGGATTTGAAAGAAATCTTGTCTTTTATCTAA
- a CDS encoding CARDB domain-containing protein codes for MRRSVPLAIVILVLFNVVPAVKFVSAQGAENLWVINSQELIWKDAAGDQRTEWGANTHVDITEFRVTTDQDYLYFLVKLNNTNSWHIGDNGAPFLAITIDTDQVSGSGQVWFSGESDTQLNPNAAWERQIVINLADSRYSGQGLTYIVHPLNESTNNWGAIFQFLDTTWSHLYQLGDTGTYGALAVNLSNGIIEVKISWNAVGGIPSTNKIRIEAITGRAWSNYGGNGGGTWDIGGVSDALDAITNIGPNTWDEVDDGIVNYYLEIELADISGHPPVIIDADASDWLGEFILPKPELTVSISSNVLNVEEWQPGNITITVKNIGDIDANDVLVVLYDGNTKLDNWTIGLLPGGGEISLNYEYLFDINKVGIHTLKVVVDPSNTIEEVNEANNVAKLTLKVGASVMLQNQLVTAGYTLEPMYEDEHQKTLSMLEELSSLVIPPKYKDKIPEFEAKMNKSRELFETGQKLLRYRYPYYSYIGALRIYGSYSLLKRVQKDIDRLKILIESGLSKEIDGSLADWNESTKVAEDIVGLGQEGANLKALYVDYDDNYLYIALVGDNKASWDIAYGIGIDVNGEESGYSDGLDMWVRRMGFDPPIDFEYYLQWTSGGGAGAQKFGKWIETNSTWDERPISDWGIWSGITGSSEGLKVLELAIPWDALGGKPSVVRVVAFVTGGYPEDSAVEALPDNPSMHELTDDVKGYGEWTDFDLITVFAEIEVS; via the coding sequence ATGCGGAGGAGTGTACCCTTAGCTATTGTTATTTTAGTGCTTTTTAATGTAGTGCCTGCAGTGAAGTTTGTGAGTGCTCAAGGAGCAGAGAATCTGTGGGTTATAAATTCGCAAGAACTTATTTGGAAAGACGCAGCTGGTGACCAAAGAACTGAGTGGGGTGCAAATACTCACGTTGATATAACGGAATTCAGAGTAACTACTGATCAAGATTATCTATACTTCCTTGTAAAGCTTAATAACACGAATAGTTGGCACATTGGGGATAATGGAGCACCATTCTTGGCAATTACAATTGACACTGATCAAGTATCTGGTAGTGGACAGGTTTGGTTTTCTGGGGAATCTGACACTCAACTGAATCCAAATGCTGCGTGGGAAAGGCAAATTGTAATTAATCTTGCAGATTCGAGGTATTCTGGTCAAGGGTTAACTTACATAGTTCATCCTTTAAACGAAAGTACAAACAACTGGGGAGCAATATTTCAGTTCCTTGACACAACATGGAGCCATCTTTATCAACTAGGCGATACTGGAACTTATGGTGCTCTTGCAGTTAACTTGAGTAACGGTATTATTGAAGTGAAAATCTCATGGAATGCTGTTGGTGGAATCCCTTCTACCAATAAGATAAGGATTGAAGCAATAACTGGAAGAGCATGGAGTAATTATGGTGGAAATGGTGGTGGGACTTGGGATATTGGCGGAGTTTCAGATGCTTTAGACGCTATAACTAATATTGGCCCAAACACTTGGGACGAAGTAGATGATGGGATTGTTAACTATTATTTAGAGATTGAGTTAGCAGATATTAGTGGCCATCCTCCAGTAATTATTGATGCAGATGCAAGTGATTGGCTAGGAGAATTCATTCTCCCAAAACCTGAACTCACGGTTAGCATATCTTCAAATGTTTTGAATGTGGAAGAGTGGCAACCTGGAAATATAACAATCACTGTCAAGAATATTGGGGACATTGATGCCAATGATGTTCTAGTGGTCTTGTATGATGGTAATACTAAACTTGATAATTGGACGATTGGTTTATTGCCTGGAGGAGGAGAGATTTCACTTAATTATGAATATCTCTTTGATATCAACAAAGTCGGAATACATACATTGAAAGTTGTTGTTGATCCCTCCAATACAATAGAAGAAGTTAATGAGGCCAATAATGTAGCCAAATTAACTTTAAAGGTTGGAGCTAGTGTAATGCTTCAGAACCAGCTTGTAACTGCAGGATATACTCTGGAGCCAATGTACGAAGATGAGCATCAAAAAACTCTTTCAATGCTTGAAGAGTTATCCTCCTTAGTGATTCCTCCGAAATACAAAGATAAAATACCTGAATTTGAAGCAAAGATGAATAAAAGCAGAGAGCTCTTTGAGACTGGTCAAAAGCTTTTGAGATATAGGTATCCATATTATTCCTATATCGGAGCTCTGAGGATCTATGGAAGCTATTCTCTATTAAAGAGAGTTCAGAAGGATATTGATAGATTAAAGATTCTTATAGAAAGTGGTCTTTCAAAAGAAATTGATGGAAGTTTAGCAGATTGGAATGAATCCACAAAAGTTGCAGAAGATATTGTTGGGCTCGGCCAGGAAGGTGCAAACTTAAAGGCCCTTTATGTGGACTATGACGATAACTACCTCTACATAGCGTTAGTAGGTGACAACAAAGCCAGCTGGGACATTGCATATGGAATTGGAATTGATGTAAATGGAGAAGAAAGTGGTTACAGCGACGGGCTAGATATGTGGGTAAGAAGAATGGGCTTTGACCCACCAATAGACTTTGAATACTACTTACAATGGACAAGTGGAGGAGGAGCAGGGGCTCAGAAATTTGGCAAATGGATTGAGACTAACAGTACTTGGGATGAGAGACCCATAAGCGATTGGGGCATTTGGAGTGGCATTACTGGAAGTTCTGAAGGTTTGAAAGTCCTTGAGTTAGCAATACCTTGGGATGCTCTCGGAGGTAAACCAAGTGTCGTGAGAGTTGTAGCATTCGTCACCGGAGGTTATCCAGAAGACTCAGCAGTTGAAGCACTTCCAGACAACCCAAGCATGCACGAGCTCACTGATGATGTAAAAGGATATGGTGAATGGACAGACTTCGACCTAATAACAGTTTTTGCTGAGATAGAAGTTAGCTGA
- a CDS encoding HAD family hydrolase: MLVLVDLDDTLCNTWEAAKWSVLRLLPHLIRKRKFRALLYILTQRYKELEQSRELHLLDLDELVENFMERVYRKISEEDLKEMFELVDRTFFSNLKLYPDAIEFLKGLKAMGARIVLITDSSSEWQRKKLEYLNLKDYFDSLIISGETGYSKLEPYNFILAKRRFPKESEIYVVGDRDDTDMRGGKEIGATTILVRRGYFKSLMPKYADYIVKDLNEALEVIKREHKKRA; encoded by the coding sequence ATGCTTGTACTTGTGGATTTGGATGATACTTTATGCAATACGTGGGAAGCTGCTAAGTGGAGTGTCCTTCGTCTTTTACCCCATTTAATCAGAAAAAGAAAGTTCCGAGCTTTACTTTATATTCTCACACAGCGCTACAAAGAATTAGAACAATCTAGAGAGTTACATCTGCTTGATCTAGACGAGTTGGTAGAAAACTTTATGGAAAGGGTATACAGAAAAATTTCAGAAGAAGACCTGAAAGAGATGTTTGAATTAGTCGATAGAACATTCTTCTCAAACTTAAAGCTCTATCCGGATGCAATTGAGTTCCTGAAGGGATTAAAAGCAATGGGCGCAAGGATAGTTCTCATAACAGATTCCTCCTCTGAATGGCAAAGAAAAAAGCTTGAATATCTAAATCTGAAGGATTACTTCGATTCACTTATAATAAGTGGAGAAACCGGTTACAGCAAACTTGAGCCTTATAACTTTATATTGGCAAAAAGAAGATTCCCCAAAGAGAGTGAAATATACGTGGTAGGAGATAGAGATGATACTGATATGCGAGGCGGAAAAGAGATCGGAGCAACGACCATCCTGGTTAGACGGGGTTACTTCAAGTCCCTTATGCCAAAATACGCTGATTATATAGTAAAAGACCTTAATGAGGCCTTAGAGGTGATAAAACGTGAGCATAAAAAGCGAGCTTAA